The Mucilaginibacter mallensis genome has a segment encoding these proteins:
- a CDS encoding SRPBCC family protein: MKKMKSTTIVLAAMLFADAANCQTANPQTKNLKQHPMEKQNYTATILVDQDSKTAFDAIKNFRGWWSEEIEGKTDQLGGVFVYHYKDIHLCKLKLIEIIPDKKLVYKVLDNHFSFTKDKSEWIGTKLIFDISSEGGKTKVKFTHEGLVPEYECYKVCYDAWGNYIKHSLYSLIITGKGQPNPKDKDGFNAELAAKWKIN, translated from the coding sequence ATGAAGAAAATGAAATCCACAACAATTGTATTGGCGGCCATGCTATTCGCAGATGCTGCCAACTGTCAGACGGCTAACCCTCAGACAAAAAATTTAAAACAACATCCTATGGAAAAGCAAAATTATACGGCCACCATTCTGGTCGATCAAGATTCGAAAACAGCATTTGATGCCATTAAAAATTTTCGTGGCTGGTGGTCTGAAGAGATCGAAGGAAAAACGGACCAATTGGGCGGAGTTTTCGTCTACCACTATAAAGACATTCATTTATGCAAACTGAAGCTAATAGAAATAATTCCGGATAAAAAATTGGTTTACAAAGTTTTAGATAATCATTTCAGCTTCACCAAAGACAAGAGCGAATGGATCGGCACTAAACTGATCTTCGATATCTCTTCCGAAGGGGGTAAAACCAAAGTAAAGTTCACCCATGAAGGCCTGGTGCCGGAATACGAATGCTATAAAGTTTGCTATGATGCCTGGGGAAATTATATCAAGCACAGCCTTTACAGTTTAATTATTACTGGCAAGGGACAACCTAACCCTAAAGACAAAGATGGATTTAATGCCGAACTGGCAGCAAAGTGGAAAATTAATTAA
- a CDS encoding tautomerase family protein, whose product MPLVTITSLKGRTKEEKSKIGDVIQKALVEVGVPPTDRFQRFFDMNEEDFIYDRSYPDMPEERTEKFIMIEILLSVGRSVKIKRKLLETLISGLGDLSIDPKDVFVVFKETAWENWAFTAGNILHI is encoded by the coding sequence ATGCCATTAGTAACAATCACATCCTTAAAAGGAAGAACAAAAGAAGAAAAAAGCAAAATCGGAGACGTTATCCAAAAAGCTTTGGTTGAGGTTGGCGTTCCGCCAACGGATCGCTTTCAGCGTTTTTTTGACATGAATGAAGAAGATTTCATTTATGATAGATCCTATCCTGATATGCCCGAAGAACGAACAGAAAAATTTATTATGATCGAAATTTTACTCTCAGTAGGCAGAAGCGTAAAAATAAAAAGAAAACTCCTGGAAACGTTAATCTCAGGACTTGGCGATTTGTCTATCGACCCAAAAGACGTTTTTGTGGTTTTTAAGGAAACTGCCTGGGAAAATTGGGCTTTTACGGCTGGTAACATATTGCATATATAA
- the pdxR gene encoding MocR-like pyridoxine biosynthesis transcription factor PdxR has translation MGKITPQILVTFISINKNQGATIHHQLYEQLKNGIYDGMLRSGERMPSSREMSTEFKISRNAVLQVFEQLTMEGFFEAKTGSGTFISKNADKLSRSKNKAIYPVQKSEHYIARPHGLNDAFKDHVSALEPLHPFQPSIPLVSEFPFPAWARISAGVHKKMDKLHLGYDDAQGYWPLRKALCDHLRISRSVNCDPENMLIVNSSRQALHLIAEILLKNGDQCWMEDPGYPGATSAIKRFGGQICPIPIINDGMDLNFAAYHYPKAKLAYVTPSHQFPMGNTMALSERVKLLNWAKDNHMWIIEDDYDSEFRYNSRPIPALQGLDTNGNVIYIGNVSKVILPALRLGYMVFPTKGMARQFATGKSVIEGQSNIITQATISEFITQGHFSRHIRRMRILYKKAQDDLVSLINLYLKNRLYPVPVEAGMHFVAWLPSNINAAVIANEALKEGLIIQTLNQYSIKSDNQNGLILGFTGFSFVGMEAAILILKRVLDRHF, from the coding sequence ATGGGAAAAATTACGCCTCAGATATTAGTAACTTTTATCAGTATCAATAAAAACCAGGGTGCAACCATTCATCATCAGCTGTATGAACAATTAAAAAACGGGATATATGATGGTATGCTGCGATCAGGCGAAAGGATGCCCTCCTCGCGCGAAATGAGCACGGAGTTCAAAATTTCCAGAAACGCAGTATTGCAGGTTTTTGAACAATTAACGATGGAGGGTTTTTTTGAGGCGAAAACTGGCTCCGGAACATTTATCAGTAAAAATGCAGATAAACTCTCCCGGTCAAAAAATAAGGCCATATACCCGGTACAAAAATCAGAACATTATATAGCCAGACCACACGGACTCAATGATGCTTTTAAAGACCACGTTAGTGCCCTGGAGCCTCTGCATCCTTTTCAGCCCTCAATCCCCCTCGTATCAGAATTCCCTTTTCCGGCCTGGGCACGCATTAGCGCAGGCGTACATAAAAAGATGGATAAGCTGCATTTAGGCTATGACGATGCCCAGGGATATTGGCCTTTGCGAAAAGCTTTGTGCGATCACCTGCGCATTTCAAGGTCAGTAAACTGCGACCCGGAAAATATGCTCATCGTAAACAGTTCAAGGCAAGCGCTGCATTTAATTGCAGAAATTTTGTTGAAAAATGGCGATCAATGCTGGATGGAAGACCCCGGTTACCCGGGTGCAACGTCAGCCATAAAGCGATTTGGCGGGCAGATATGCCCCATACCAATAATAAATGATGGCATGGACCTTAATTTTGCTGCATATCATTACCCGAAAGCTAAGCTTGCTTACGTGACCCCATCTCACCAGTTTCCAATGGGCAATACCATGGCACTTAGTGAGCGTGTAAAATTATTAAACTGGGCAAAAGACAATCATATGTGGATCATCGAGGATGATTACGATAGCGAATTCAGATACAATAGCCGCCCTATTCCTGCGCTACAGGGCCTGGATACCAACGGAAATGTTATATATATAGGTAATGTAAGTAAAGTTATATTGCCTGCTTTACGTTTGGGTTACATGGTTTTCCCAACTAAAGGTATGGCCAGGCAATTCGCTACAGGAAAATCTGTGATTGAAGGGCAGAGTAATATAATTACCCAGGCTACAATAAGTGAATTTATCACACAAGGGCATTTTAGCCGTCATATCAGGCGGATGAGAATATTATACAAAAAAGCCCAGGACGACCTGGTAAGCCTGATTAACCTGTATTTAAAGAACAGGCTATACCCGGTCCCCGTGGAAGCGGGTATGCATTTTGTTGCATGGCTGCCATCAAATATTAACGCAGCGGTAATAGCGAATGAAGCTTTAAAAGAGGGTTTGATCATACAAACCCTCAATCAGTACAGCATTAAATCTGACAATCAAAATGGATTAATTTTAGGTTTTACAGGTTTCTCATTTGTCGGGATGGAAGCCGCGATACTTATATTGAAACGGGTTTTAGACAGGCATTTTTAA
- a CDS encoding isocitrate lyase/PEP mutase family protein has translation MNNYETFYQLHQQKKPLIIANAWNAKSAQIIEKSGFEVVATSSGAIAASMGYPDGEQMPFAEMLYIISRIKAATGLPLSVDFERGYTDDLTLLNEHVQQLIDIGAVGINMEDNQGEELYLRKLSSIKNYLLKTGQKLFINARTDGFLQNLDSPLETTIRRAELYKDAGADGLFVTGIQDTDLIRQIVLATSLPVNLVGASKQLSIGSLADLGVKRISMAGILFSAGYKKIEGILTTIKAENSLSGLFSAS, from the coding sequence ATGAATAATTACGAAACATTTTATCAGTTACATCAGCAGAAAAAGCCGCTGATAATTGCTAATGCCTGGAATGCCAAAAGCGCACAGATCATAGAAAAATCAGGGTTTGAAGTCGTAGCCACTTCGAGCGGTGCCATAGCCGCCTCAATGGGCTACCCGGATGGTGAGCAAATGCCTTTTGCTGAAATGCTTTATATCATTTCGCGTATCAAAGCAGCGACCGGCCTCCCTCTATCAGTAGACTTTGAAAGGGGCTATACAGATGATCTTACCCTTTTGAATGAGCATGTCCAACAGCTCATTGATATTGGCGCTGTCGGCATCAATATGGAAGACAACCAGGGTGAAGAATTATACTTGAGGAAGCTCTCTTCCATCAAAAACTATTTATTAAAAACTGGTCAGAAGCTATTTATCAATGCCCGAACCGATGGCTTTCTGCAAAATCTGGACAGTCCGCTGGAGACCACTATCCGCAGAGCGGAGCTGTACAAGGACGCCGGTGCAGATGGTTTATTTGTCACTGGGATACAGGATACTGACCTGATCAGGCAGATCGTTTTGGCGACCTCTCTGCCGGTTAATCTGGTAGGCGCTTCAAAGCAGCTGTCGATCGGGAGCCTGGCAGATCTCGGTGTTAAAAGGATCAGTATGGCCGGCATCTTATTTTCAGCCGGGTACAAAAAGATCGAAGGCATTTTAACTACCATTAAAGCAGAAAATTCCCTGTCGGGATTATTTTCCGCATCTTAA
- a CDS encoding alpha/beta hydrolase, giving the protein MTENNSPYQSFPGQDPVHVYGSSQFDVPSEISGRTYRIFVFKPDTPPPASGYPVVVATDGNMTFPIMATMSATFALTGVAALVVGVGYPTDDPVSLFSLRYRDQTPPTPLSNIQQRPDLPPVNPDDYGGSESFYRFLVEELRPLIAGCYPVDANNQTLYGHSIAGMFTLGILFNHPGSFRNFVASSPSIWWNKCSVLNDIPDFAYKIEAGEAAPRVLVLVGDKEQDVPATLPPQMTSILMKKMPHVPSPIRNMIARIFVKKKMLEYRMVGNARDVGERLQEIKGTSGYVARFHAFADEDHLTALPASIGRTLSFVLMP; this is encoded by the coding sequence ATGACTGAAAATAATTCCCCTTACCAGTCCTTTCCGGGCCAGGATCCGGTCCATGTTTATGGTTCGAGTCAATTCGATGTACCCTCGGAGATCAGTGGCAGAACCTATCGCATTTTTGTATTTAAACCTGATACTCCTCCTCCGGCCTCGGGTTACCCGGTGGTAGTGGCAACCGACGGGAATATGACCTTTCCGATCATGGCAACCATGAGCGCAACCTTTGCGCTTACAGGGGTGGCTGCCCTTGTGGTAGGTGTGGGTTACCCTACCGACGATCCTGTAAGTCTATTCAGCCTGCGCTACCGAGATCAAACACCGCCTACCCCCCTCTCCAATATCCAGCAAAGGCCCGACCTGCCCCCTGTCAACCCTGATGACTACGGTGGTTCCGAAAGTTTCTACCGCTTCCTCGTTGAAGAGTTACGTCCATTGATTGCCGGTTGCTACCCTGTTGATGCTAACAACCAAACCCTCTATGGTCATTCCATTGCCGGTATGTTCACGCTTGGTATCCTGTTTAACCACCCCGGTTCGTTCCGCAACTTCGTTGCTTCCAGTCCTTCAATTTGGTGGAATAAATGCTCGGTACTGAATGATATTCCCGATTTCGCATACAAAATCGAGGCTGGAGAGGCTGCTCCAAGGGTGCTGGTGCTTGTTGGCGACAAGGAGCAGGATGTACCTGCTACACTACCACCACAGATGACCAGTATACTGATGAAAAAAATGCCGCACGTGCCTTCTCCCATTAGGAATATGATTGCCAGGATCTTTGTTAAGAAGAAGATGCTTGAGTACCGCATGGTTGGCAATGCCCGCGATGTGGGTGAGAGGTTACAGGAGATCAAAGGAACGTCGGGGTACGTTGCCCGTTTTCATGCTTTTGCAGATGAGGATCATCTTACCGCTTTGCCGGCTTCTATTGGCCGAACCCTTTCGTTCGTGCTGATGCCTTAA
- a CDS encoding SRPBCC family protein, producing the protein MKTHNFTTTLLVDQSPKEVFNAVNQPQNWWSGEIEGSPAKLNDEFTYRYKEIHFSKQRVVEMIPDQKVVWLVTDSIINYTEDINEWTGTKISFEITKKDGKTELRFSHIGLVPEIECFDACSGAWTQLVRQGLFSLITTGKGEVILLG; encoded by the coding sequence ATGAAAACACACAATTTTACAACTACCCTACTGGTAGACCAAAGCCCTAAAGAAGTTTTTAATGCAGTAAATCAACCGCAAAACTGGTGGTCGGGCGAGATTGAAGGCAGTCCAGCCAAGCTGAACGACGAGTTCACTTATCGTTATAAAGAAATTCATTTTTCAAAGCAGCGAGTAGTTGAAATGATCCCTGATCAGAAAGTGGTATGGCTGGTTACTGACAGCATTATCAATTACACCGAAGATATTAATGAATGGACCGGGACAAAGATCAGTTTTGAAATTACAAAGAAGGACGGCAAAACTGAACTCCGTTTTTCGCACATCGGCTTAGTTCCCGAAATTGAGTGTTTCGACGCCTGTTCAGGCGCATGGACCCAGCTTGTCCGGCAGGGTTTATTTAGCTTGATTACAACAGGTAAAGGCGAAGTAATTCTTTTAGGGTGA